Genomic segment of Eupeodes corollae chromosome 2, idEupCoro1.1, whole genome shotgun sequence:
actttattaaatgtaatttaaatatattcaatcaaatggtaattataaaattatcgtaaattttaaagtatcaaTCAGTGAATAAACctgtgaataataataatatccgggccagcggatctgtgtatgtcaaggtctttcagtactcttgcaactgcacgaatgcgaaagaagattcgtcccatagaatcatttacgctctcaagaacagtaTAATTTATggcactttccggtagcgtcaaataaacagcaaactgtgctgcaaacaaattggctttatcaatcgagcttacattgtggacgagcgttgaaaccgaggatgacgtggtgtttcgtatgttttttacaaatgaccagaaatttttactaccgtTGGGACATTGTAgcattttttgccttaatttctgatcatgcaacaatttggttcgacgaatatgaccattacatgtctttctagcttgtttgaacttattataTTAGTTAATTGAAAAGCAATATGTATTGGTTAATGTatacaataattatattatgTGTGTTTTGTGTATAATGCTAATAGtcttttatatgtttataaaaaatcagtCTAGTTGTCaatctgtatttaaaaataatagccTAAAGTATAACCACtatctaataataaaaattaaggaaatacATTCTAAGCAAACGAAAATTTCTACATAATTTCGAATGGCTACAAAAGCAAAGCCATATACTTAGCAGAAGACTCGATAATTCATCTAAATtacaattatatacaaaatatatcttTATCTATAAAATTCTCCATTCtacattacttttttctataaactaacttaacttaaaaaatacatatgcatattcaaatatttaaacaaaaaaaaataaaaaaaccttgtcaagaaatatttagttaaaaatagaattgacatttTCCACACATCATACCatcgatttgaaataaaaaactcatATCTTCgagcaatttaaaacaaacaaaaaaatcagttttgtgcGGTCCTTGACTCTATacgtttttttaacattttaaatgtctGATGCATGGTACGCATTTGAAAGCGTATTGAAGTGGTTACATCCTTCTGAAGTTGCTGCACTTCTTGAATGTCCTTGCGTAAGTTTTGATATTCATTTTTCACTTCGGTCATTGATTCAAGGAGTTCCATAACACACACATCATCTATGTCTTCGGCACTTGTGTTATCAAGGCTTCGTTCGACTTCGCTAAGTTTTGTTGCAACCGTATAAAGCTGTGTTCCTGCGTTAGCAACCTTATATTTTTCCCATtgtcaaattaaacaaataattagataaaaatatatcttatcACTCTCATATCATTCATCACGTCTCACTCACCGATTTTTCAAGCCGAATCACCTCCTGGGCGCTCATGGCGTTGTACTGCATTTTGTCAATAG
This window contains:
- the LOC129944891 gene encoding uncharacterized protein LOC129944891 yields the protein MQYNAMSAQEVIRLEKSVANAGTQLYTVATKLSEVERSLDNTSAEDIDDVCVMELLESMTEVKNEYQNLRKDIQEVQQLQKDVTTSIRFQMRTMHQTFKMLKKRIEADCLIVSTLRCPRRLCHLSMLGLTETFTISE